One genomic window of Sphingomonas sp. C3-2 includes the following:
- a CDS encoding TIGR01244 family sulfur transferase: protein MAFTALSPDFSIAPQLGLADVQVAASAGFRTLICTRPDDEEPGQPAAAEIRAAAEALGLAFVHIPVTPGLMLDADARQLRAVLDRTPGPFLGYCRSGARAARLRDMALALPAPSGTPRTYDVVIVGGGSAGIATASSLLKRNRQISIAVIDPAELHYYQPGWTMVGAGVFRPEFTRHTMASVMPRGVDWIRQSVTGFAPEDNEVFLADGSRIAYRTLVAAPGVKLDWGAIPGLAETLGQNGVTSNYRYDLAPYTRDLVGALKGGRALFTQPPMPIKCAGAPQKAMYLSCDRWARAGVLGQVGVEFHNAGAVLFGVADYVPALMDYVRRYGIDLNLESRLVGIDGPARVALFERKNAAGAVERVERRFDMLHAVPPQVAPDFVRNSPLADASGFIAVDPATLRHPVYANVFALGDACATSNAKTAAAARKQAPVVAVNVLAALDGRDPVVGYDGYGSCPLTVERGKIVLAEFGYGGKLLPSFPRWMLDGRKPTRRAWFLKDRMLPPIYWQGMLKGREWMAAPIPLDQLK from the coding sequence ATGGCTTTCACCGCACTTTCCCCCGATTTCTCGATTGCGCCCCAGCTTGGCCTTGCCGATGTGCAGGTGGCGGCCTCCGCCGGGTTCCGCACGCTCATCTGCACCCGCCCCGATGATGAGGAGCCGGGCCAGCCCGCCGCCGCCGAAATCCGCGCGGCCGCCGAGGCGCTCGGGCTTGCTTTCGTGCATATTCCGGTCACGCCCGGGCTGATGCTCGATGCCGATGCGCGCCAGTTGCGCGCGGTGCTCGATCGCACGCCGGGGCCGTTCCTGGGCTATTGCCGCTCGGGCGCGCGGGCTGCGCGGCTGCGGGATATGGCGCTGGCTTTGCCCGCGCCTTCGGGCACGCCGCGCACCTATGATGTGGTGATCGTGGGCGGCGGCAGCGCAGGCATCGCCACCGCCTCCAGCCTGCTCAAGCGCAACCGCCAGATCTCGATCGCGGTCATCGATCCGGCCGAGCTTCATTATTACCAGCCCGGCTGGACGATGGTGGGGGCAGGGGTGTTCCGCCCCGAATTTACCCGCCACACCATGGCCTCGGTCATGCCGCGCGGGGTCGACTGGATCCGCCAGTCCGTCACCGGCTTCGCGCCCGAGGACAATGAAGTGTTCCTCGCCGATGGCAGCCGCATCGCTTACCGTACGCTTGTCGCCGCCCCCGGGGTGAAGCTCGATTGGGGGGCGATCCCGGGCCTTGCCGAAACGCTTGGGCAGAACGGTGTCACCTCCAATTACCGCTATGATCTCGCGCCCTATACGCGCGATCTTGTCGGCGCGCTGAAAGGCGGCCGTGCGCTCTTCACCCAGCCGCCCATGCCGATCAAATGCGCGGGCGCGCCGCAAAAGGCGATGTATCTTTCGTGCGATCGCTGGGCGCGTGCGGGCGTGCTCGGGCAGGTCGGCGTTGAATTTCACAATGCCGGCGCGGTGCTGTTCGGTGTGGCCGATTATGTCCCTGCGCTGATGGATTATGTCCGCCGCTACGGCATCGACCTCAACCTTGAATCGCGGCTGGTCGGCATCGATGGCCCTGCGCGCGTCGCGCTGTTCGAACGCAAGAACGCGGCTGGCGCGGTCGAGCGTGTCGAGCGCCGGTTCGACATGCTCCATGCCGTCCCGCCACAGGTGGCGCCCGATTTCGTGCGGAACAGCCCGCTTGCCGATGCCAGCGGGTTCATCGCGGTCGATCCTGCCACGCTGCGCCATCCGGTTTACGCCAATGTCTTTGCGCTGGGCGATGCCTGCGCCACATCGAACGCCAAGACGGCGGCCGCCGCGCGCAAACAGGCGCCGGTCGTCGCGGTGAACGTGCTCGCCGCGCTCGACGGGCGCGATCCCGTGGTCGGCTATGACGGTTATGGCTCGTGCCCGCTCACGGTGGAACGCGGCAAGATCGTGCTCGCCGAGTTCGGCTATGGCGGCAAGCTGCTCCCCAGCTTCCCGCGCTGGATGCTCGATGGTCGCAAGCCCACGCGCCGCGCCTGGTTCCTCAAGGATCGCATGCTCCCGCCCATCTATTGGCAGGGCATGCTCAAGGGCCGCGAATGGATGGCGGCGCCCATTCCGCTGGATCAGCTCAAATGA
- a CDS encoding sulfite exporter TauE/SafE family protein encodes MTLEPLQYLLGAGSGGLVGFTLGLVGGGGSILAVPLMLYLVGVQNPHVAIGTSAFAVAANAAIGLVNHARLSNVKWRCGGIYATAGIAGALAGSTFGKMVDGQKLLALFALVMIVVGVVMLRGRGNPGNPGAECNREKLPKVVGYGLGSGLFSGFFGIGGGFLIVPGLVASTGMPILMAVGTSLVAVTAFGLTTALNYAASGLVDWPLALLFIGGGIVGSAVGARVARGLSGKTGRLTTVFAVIIFVVAAYMLWQSASALL; translated from the coding sequence ATGACGCTCGAACCGCTTCAATATCTGCTCGGCGCGGGATCGGGCGGGCTGGTCGGCTTTACATTGGGCCTGGTCGGCGGCGGCGGGTCGATCCTCGCCGTTCCGCTGATGCTCTATCTGGTCGGTGTCCAGAACCCGCATGTCGCGATCGGCACCAGCGCCTTTGCAGTGGCCGCCAACGCGGCGATCGGGCTGGTCAACCATGCCCGGCTGTCCAATGTCAAATGGCGCTGCGGCGGGATCTACGCCACGGCGGGCATCGCGGGCGCACTGGCAGGCTCCACCTTCGGCAAGATGGTCGACGGGCAGAAACTGCTCGCGCTCTTTGCGCTGGTGATGATCGTCGTCGGCGTGGTGATGCTGCGCGGGCGCGGCAATCCCGGCAATCCGGGCGCCGAGTGCAACCGTGAAAAGCTGCCCAAGGTTGTCGGCTACGGCCTCGGCTCGGGGCTCTTCTCGGGCTTTTTCGGGATTGGCGGCGGTTTCCTCATCGTCCCCGGGCTCGTCGCCTCCACCGGCATGCCGATCCTGATGGCGGTGGGCACCTCGCTCGTCGCGGTCACCGCCTTCGGGCTGACGACCGCGCTCAATTACGCGGCCTCGGGGCTGGTCGATTGGCCGCTCGCGCTGCTCTTCATCGGTGGCGGTATCGTCGGCAGCGCGGTCGGCGCCCGCGTCGCGCGGGGGCTGTCGGGCAAGACCGGGCGGCTGACGACCGTGTTCGCCGTGATCATCTTTGTGGTTGCCGCCTATATGCTCTGGCAGAGCGCATCGGCGCTCCTCTGA
- a CDS encoding toxic anion resistance protein, protein MANETLVAEELKLSAPEPVAPIAAEKAAGLVPLEEGQKSKLDLKVDAFIDDLVAQDANSPEFGARVDQITNMGRKEIADAAGQSNRFLDRPVRAMDQETGVGTDLAELRRTIEDLDPGRQGNLMAPKKLFGIIPFGSKLRNYFDGYKSAQGHISSILARLASGKDELLKDNAAIAVERQNLWAAMGRLEQMIHVSKTLDAKLEAKAMELESTDPAKSKAIRETALFYVRQRTTDLLTQMAVTVQGYLALDLVKKNNVELVKGVDRASTTTVGALRTAVTVAQALTNQKLVLEQITALNTTTAKIIDSTGEMLKTQTAAIHEQAASSTIPLETLQRAFQNIYDTMDNIDAFKLKALESMKTTVNTLSNEVEKSKGYIARAEGAAQAGSSAGGSLLSSIEA, encoded by the coding sequence ATGGCGAATGAAACATTGGTGGCGGAAGAACTGAAGCTTTCCGCACCCGAGCCCGTTGCACCGATTGCAGCCGAAAAGGCGGCCGGGCTCGTGCCGCTGGAAGAGGGCCAGAAATCGAAGCTCGACCTGAAGGTCGACGCGTTTATCGACGATCTGGTGGCGCAGGACGCGAACAGCCCCGAATTCGGCGCGCGCGTGGACCAGATCACCAATATGGGCCGCAAGGAAATCGCCGATGCGGCCGGCCAATCGAACCGCTTTCTCGACCGCCCCGTGCGCGCGATGGATCAGGAAACGGGCGTCGGCACCGACCTGGCCGAACTGCGCCGCACGATCGAAGATCTCGATCCCGGCCGCCAGGGCAATCTGATGGCGCCCAAGAAGCTGTTCGGGATCATCCCGTTCGGATCGAAGCTGCGCAATTATTTCGACGGCTATAAATCGGCACAGGGCCATATCTCGTCGATCCTCGCGCGGCTTGCCTCGGGCAAGGACGAACTGCTGAAGGACAATGCAGCGATCGCGGTGGAGCGCCAGAACCTCTGGGCGGCGATGGGCCGGCTCGAACAGATGATCCATGTTTCCAAGACGCTCGACGCCAAGCTGGAAGCCAAGGCGATGGAGCTGGAATCGACCGATCCGGCCAAGTCGAAGGCGATCCGCGAAACCGCGCTTTTCTATGTCCGCCAGCGCACCACCGATCTGCTGACCCAGATGGCGGTGACGGTGCAGGGCTATCTGGCGCTCGACCTCGTCAAGAAGAACAATGTCGAGCTGGTGAAAGGCGTCGACCGCGCCTCGACCACGACGGTGGGCGCGCTGCGCACCGCGGTAACCGTGGCACAGGCGCTGACCAACCAGAAGCTGGTGCTCGAACAGATCACCGCGCTCAACACCACGACCGCCAAGATCATCGACAGCACTGGCGAGATGCTGAAGACGCAAACCGCCGCAATCCACGAACAAGCGGCGTCGAGCACGATCCCGCTCGAAACGCTGCAGCGCGCGTTCCAGAACATCTACGACACGATGGACAATATCGACGCGTTCAAGCTGAAGGCGCTGGAATCGATGAAGACGACGGTGAACACGCTGTCGAACGAGGTCGAAAAGTCCAAGGGCTATATCGCCCGCGCCGAAGGGGCTGCACAGGCGGGTTCGTCGGCCGGCGGATCGCTGTTGTCGTCGATCGAGGCATAG
- a CDS encoding bile acid:sodium symporter family protein — MSLLKRLLPDRFLTILIATVIIASLLPARGIALEGIGTVSTIAIFTLFFMHGARLSHQSVIDGLKRWRLQLTILLFGYGIMPLFGLGLSQLLDGWLSPGLVLGLIFLAVLPTTVQSSIAYSSISRGNVVGAVIASAASNLLGVILTPLLFTALASTQGGDAGLSAIGKIMLLLLLPFCLGQLLQNLVKGWVERHRKLVGFLDKATIVLAVYVAFSEAVTGGIWSRISAAEMGILVAAVLIFLALAFGSAWGLGRLLGKSRPDRITLLYSGAHKSLATGAPMIRILFTGPEAGAILLPLILYHQFQLMLSAVLSGRLARHDDADDGKSAG, encoded by the coding sequence ATGTCGCTTCTGAAAAGGCTGTTGCCCGACCGCTTCCTGACAATCCTGATCGCGACGGTGATTATCGCCTCGCTGCTGCCGGCGCGCGGGATCGCGCTGGAGGGGATCGGCACGGTCTCGACGATCGCGATCTTCACGCTGTTCTTCATGCACGGCGCGCGGCTGAGCCATCAGTCGGTGATCGACGGGCTGAAACGCTGGCGGCTCCAACTGACGATCCTGCTTTTCGGCTATGGCATCATGCCGCTGTTCGGGCTGGGGCTTTCCCAGCTGCTCGATGGATGGCTGAGCCCTGGGCTGGTGCTCGGCCTCATCTTCCTCGCCGTGCTGCCGACGACGGTGCAATCGTCGATCGCCTATAGCTCGATCTCGCGCGGCAATGTCGTGGGCGCGGTGATCGCCTCGGCGGCGTCGAACCTGCTCGGCGTGATCCTGACCCCGTTGCTCTTCACTGCGCTGGCAAGCACGCAGGGCGGCGATGCCGGGCTGTCGGCGATCGGCAAGATCATGCTTCTGCTTCTCCTGCCCTTCTGCCTTGGCCAGTTGCTGCAGAATTTGGTGAAGGGCTGGGTCGAGCGGCACCGCAAGCTTGTCGGTTTTCTCGACAAGGCGACCATCGTCCTCGCCGTCTATGTCGCCTTTAGCGAAGCGGTGACGGGCGGGATCTGGAGCCGAATTTCGGCGGCGGAAATGGGGATTTTGGTGGCGGCGGTGCTGATCTTCCTCGCGCTCGCCTTTGGCTCGGCCTGGGGGCTGGGCCGTCTGCTCGGCAAATCGCGCCCCGATCGGATCACGCTGCTTTATTCGGGCGCGCACAAGAGCCTTGCCACCGGCGCGCCGATGATCCGCATCCTCTTTACTGGCCCCGAAGCGGGCGCGATCCTCCTTCCGCTCATCCTCTATCACCAGTTCCAGCTGATGCTGTCGGCCGTCCTCTCGGGCCGGCTGGCGCGGCACGACGACGCGGACGACGGCAAAAGCGCGGGATAA
- the typA gene encoding translational GTPase TypA, whose amino-acid sequence MSLRNIAIIAHVDHGKTTLVDQLFRQSGTFRENQRVEERAMDSGDLEKERGITILAKPTSVEWNGTRINIIDTPGHADFGGEVERILSMVDGVILLVDSAEGPMPQTKFVTGKALALGLRPIVVVNKIDRSDARPQEVLDEVFDLFVNLDANDEQLDFPVLFASGRNGYVGQTPDVRDGDFTPLFEKIVGHVPEPGLDENGPFKFLVTLLDRDNFLGRILTGRVDSGTVKVNQPIHAIDMDGNVIEAGRASKIFSFRGLDRVPVEEAKAGDIISLAGLTVATVANTIADTSVTEAIQAQPIDPPTLSMRFAVNDSPMAGREGSKVTSRMIRDRLFREAESNVAIKITESADKDSFEVAGRGELQLGVLIETMRREGFELGISRPRVLFGTDEAGNKTEPYETVVIDVDDEFASTVVDKMNQRKAEMTDMRPSGGGKTRITFSAPSRGLIGYHGEFLSDTRGTGIMNRLFEKYGPHKGNIEGRKNGVLISNGAGEAVAYALGPLEERGILMVGVGEALYEGMIIGQNAKPEDLEVNPMKSKALTNFRASGKDDSIRLTPPWKMTLEQAIAYIDDDEMVEVTPKNIRLRKRYLDPNERKRMSRAKAAA is encoded by the coding sequence ATGAGCCTCCGCAATATTGCCATTATCGCGCACGTCGATCATGGCAAGACTACACTGGTGGACCAGCTTTTCCGCCAGTCCGGTACCTTCCGTGAGAACCAGCGCGTCGAAGAACGCGCGATGGATTCGGGCGACCTCGAAAAGGAACGCGGGATCACGATTCTCGCGAAGCCGACCTCGGTCGAATGGAACGGCACGCGCATCAACATCATCGATACGCCCGGCCACGCCGACTTCGGCGGTGAAGTGGAACGCATCCTCTCGATGGTCGACGGTGTGATCCTGCTCGTCGATTCCGCCGAAGGCCCGATGCCGCAGACCAAGTTCGTCACCGGCAAGGCGCTCGCGCTCGGCCTGCGCCCGATCGTCGTCGTCAACAAGATCGACCGTAGCGACGCGCGTCCGCAGGAAGTGCTCGACGAAGTGTTCGATCTGTTCGTCAACCTCGACGCGAACGACGAACAGCTCGATTTCCCCGTGCTCTTCGCCTCGGGCCGCAACGGTTATGTCGGCCAGACCCCCGATGTGCGCGACGGCGATTTCACGCCTTTGTTCGAAAAGATCGTCGGCCATGTGCCCGAACCGGGCCTTGATGAAAACGGCCCCTTCAAGTTCCTCGTGACGCTGCTCGATCGCGACAACTTCCTCGGTCGTATCCTCACCGGCCGTGTCGATTCCGGTACGGTCAAGGTCAACCAGCCGATCCACGCGATCGACATGGACGGCAATGTGATCGAAGCTGGCCGCGCGTCGAAGATCTTCTCGTTCCGCGGGCTCGACCGCGTTCCCGTCGAAGAAGCCAAGGCAGGCGATATCATCTCGCTCGCCGGTCTCACCGTTGCCACCGTGGCCAACACCATTGCCGATACCTCGGTGACCGAAGCCATTCAGGCGCAGCCGATCGATCCGCCGACGCTGTCGATGCGTTTCGCCGTGAACGATTCGCCGATGGCAGGCCGCGAAGGCAGCAAGGTGACGAGCCGCATGATCCGCGACCGTCTGTTCCGCGAGGCGGAATCGAACGTCGCGATCAAGATCACCGAATCGGCCGACAAGGACAGCTTCGAAGTCGCCGGTCGCGGTGAACTTCAGCTCGGCGTTCTCATCGAAACGATGCGCCGCGAAGGTTTCGAACTCGGCATCTCGCGTCCGCGCGTGCTGTTCGGCACCGACGAGGCCGGCAACAAGACCGAACCTTATGAAACCGTCGTCATCGACGTGGACGACGAATTTGCCAGCACGGTCGTCGACAAGATGAACCAGCGCAAGGCGGAAATGACCGACATGCGCCCCTCGGGCGGTGGCAAGACCCGCATCACCTTCTCGGCACCGTCGCGCGGCCTGATCGGCTATCACGGCGAATTCCTGTCCGACACGCGCGGCACCGGCATCATGAACCGCCTGTTCGAGAAATATGGCCCCCACAAGGGCAATATCGAAGGCCGCAAGAACGGCGTGCTGATCTCGAACGGCGCGGGTGAAGCCGTGGCCTATGCGCTTGGCCCGCTCGAAGAGCGCGGCATCCTGATGGTCGGCGTGGGCGAAGCGCTCTACGAAGGCATGATCATCGGCCAGAACGCCAAGCCCGAAGACCTCGAAGTCAACCCGATGAAGTCGAAGGCGCTCACCAACTTCCGCGCCTCGGGCAAGGATGACAGCATCCGCCTGACCCCGCCGTGGAAGATGACGCTCGAACAGGCGATCGCCTATATCGACGACGATGAAATGGTCGAAGTGACGCCCAAGAACATCCGTCTGCGCAAGCGCTATCTCGATCCGAACGAGCGCAAGCGCATGTCGCGCGCCAAGGCTGCGGCCTGA
- a CDS encoding CatB-related O-acetyltransferase, which translates to MPFLSAENIDKARSYSVRISPEASFGKHIAKPTVIESNVTIGRGIYEIDFIGAYTFFSGRNTVMQNVASVGRFCSIATNIISGQVEHPTDFLCAAPMFTGTSVPGSGSLDFYNANRAMADKAAAALAESMAGRIDKIVIGNDVWIGEGAFIRSGVRIGDGAIVAARAVVTRDVPPYAIVGGSPARIIRYRFDPDVIADLLNLEWWKYGVSAVTGADFTDIRSAIDTIAANIASGRATLRDEPLVLIDKALGVSANWYDPQSQMLFPIDEFRVATGSAPDTAAY; encoded by the coding sequence ATGCCGTTTCTGTCGGCCGAAAATATCGACAAGGCTCGTTCCTATTCGGTGCGGATTAGCCCGGAAGCCTCATTCGGCAAGCACATTGCCAAGCCGACGGTTATTGAAAGCAACGTCACTATCGGCCGGGGCATATACGAAATCGACTTTATCGGGGCGTATACGTTTTTCAGCGGCCGTAACACCGTGATGCAGAATGTGGCCTCGGTCGGCCGATTCTGTTCGATCGCAACCAACATCATCTCCGGCCAGGTCGAACATCCGACGGATTTTCTCTGCGCCGCGCCCATGTTCACCGGAACAAGTGTTCCAGGATCGGGCAGCCTCGATTTCTACAACGCCAATCGCGCAATGGCGGACAAGGCTGCGGCGGCGCTCGCGGAATCGATGGCCGGACGCATCGACAAGATCGTGATTGGAAACGATGTCTGGATTGGCGAGGGGGCCTTTATCCGCAGCGGCGTGCGCATTGGGGATGGTGCGATTGTCGCGGCGCGCGCGGTCGTCACGCGTGACGTTCCGCCCTATGCCATTGTCGGCGGATCACCCGCGCGTATCATTCGCTATCGCTTCGATCCGGACGTGATTGCCGATTTGCTGAACCTCGAATGGTGGAAATATGGCGTCAGCGCGGTGACGGGTGCCGATTTCACGGATATCCGGTCGGCGATCGATACCATAGCGGCGAACATTGCCTCGGGCCGGGCAACCTTGCGTGATGAGCCGCTTGTGCTGATCGACAAGGCGTTAGGGGTGAGCGCAAACTGGTATGATCCGCAAAGCCAGATGCTCTTTCCGATCGATGAGTTTCGCGTGGCGACGGGGAGCGCTCCCGACACCGCCGCTTATTGA
- a CDS encoding DUF350 domain-containing protein translates to MEPVLQSLVSGLPILLLHLGVALSVFLLALFAYLWLTPHKEMALIREGNQAASISLGGAAIGLAIPLAYCLQSSINIWDLVVWGAVTLLIQIIAFRGVDLILHDLPKRIEHDERSAAIFLATVKIAVAMLNAAAVSG, encoded by the coding sequence ATGGAACCGGTATTGCAGAGCCTTGTGTCGGGGCTGCCCATATTGCTGTTGCATCTGGGTGTCGCGTTGTCGGTCTTCCTGCTCGCGCTGTTCGCCTATTTGTGGCTCACCCCGCACAAGGAAATGGCACTTATTCGCGAGGGCAATCAGGCCGCCTCCATCTCTTTGGGCGGGGCGGCGATCGGGCTCGCCATCCCGCTGGCTTATTGCCTGCAATCATCGATCAACATCTGGGATCTGGTCGTCTGGGGCGCGGTGACGCTGCTCATCCAAATCATCGCCTTTCGCGGCGTCGATCTCATCCTCCACGATCTGCCCAAGCGGATCGAGCATGACGAGCGTTCGGCCGCGATCTTCCTCGCCACGGTCAAGATCGCCGTCGCGATGCTGAACGCCGCCGCCGTTTCGGGCTGA